One segment of Methanolinea mesophila DNA contains the following:
- a CDS encoding rhomboid family intramembrane serine protease, with the protein MNNLLDYLKCNNSFKILTLLLVIIFILPLVWSIIFYNVPENVQTSLKLSVNNTQIWQYFTHSFVHNDLTHLQNNLETYFIAIIFGLIFALLSKNLKIFLILVLLSIFIFPPIWGILKVFFLNGLFPSSYECGSSGVIAALLGIVPVFFILSFSKYTGKSLLFQEYFYFFLIYIVFFFQDTYKTMDISPFLMGIYIASLLALFIVIFFYIYHIRQALDSKKLFILTLFSLMLFLLIYTIFIGFFFPQQLVSLGGRTAIETHYVGLVFGLFVSYSLVILSQNTSFSWLRC; encoded by the coding sequence ATGAATAACTTATTAGACTATTTAAAATGTAACAATTCATTTAAAATTTTGACACTTTTATTGGTCATAATTTTCATTTTACCTTTGGTCTGGTCAATTATTTTCTATAACGTTCCAGAAAACGTCCAAACATCATTGAAATTAAGTGTAAATAATACTCAAATATGGCAATATTTCACCCATAGTTTTGTTCATAATGATTTAACTCATCTCCAAAACAACCTCGAGACATATTTTATTGCAATAATTTTTGGTTTAATTTTTGCATTATTATCAAAAAATTTAAAAATTTTCCTCATACTAGTGTTACTATCAATTTTTATTTTCCCTCCGATATGGGGAATTTTAAAGGTTTTTTTCCTTAATGGTTTATTTCCGTCATCTTATGAATGTGGAAGCTCTGGGGTAATTGCAGCCCTTTTAGGGATAGTACCTGTGTTTTTTATATTATCATTTAGTAAATACACTGGAAAATCGTTGTTATTTCAAGAATACTTTTATTTTTTCTTAATTTACATAGTCTTTTTTTTCCAAGATACTTATAAAACAATGGATATCTCCCCATTTTTAATGGGAATATATATTGCCTCTCTTTTGGCTCTTTTCATTGTTATATTCTTTTATATCTATCATATCCGCCAAGCATTGGATTCCAAAAAGTTATTCATTTTAACATTATTTTCATTAATGCTCTTTTTATTGATTTATACCATTTTTATTGGTTTCTTTTTCCCGCAACAGTTAGTATCTTTAGGAGGCCGTACGGCTATTGAAACGCACTACGTTGGTCTTGTTTTTGGATTATTTGTATCCTATTCACTTGTTATTTTATCACAGAATACTTCTTTTTCATGGTTAAGGTGCTGA